In Nocardioides daphniae, the DNA window ACCTTGCCGAACATCTCCGAGCTCGACGCCTGGTAGAAGCGCACCCGGCCCAGGTCGTCGCCCGCGTGCAGGCGCAGCGCCTCGAGCATCGTCAGCACGCCCTTGCCGGTGACGTCGGAGGTGAGCGCGGCGTTCTCCCAGGAGTACGCGACGAACGAGATCGCGCCCAGGTTGTAGACCTCGTCGGGCTGCGACACCGACAGCGCCCGCATCAGGCTCGACATGTCGGTCAGGTCACCGTTGTGCAGGTGTACGTCGGGCACCAGCTCGGTGACCAGCTCGCGGCGCGGGTTGTTCTGGCCACGGACGATGCCGTGCACCTCGTAGCCCTTGGCCAGCAGGAGCTCGGCCAGGTAGAGGCCGTCCTGGCCGGTGATCCCGGTGATGAGGGCGCGGGGCTGGGAGGAGGACGAACCAGACATGGGCGCAAGTGTGGCAGGCGCGGCGCGGGGGCCGTCGACAAGTAGGGTCGCCCCCATGAAGATCCTGGTCACCGGCGGCGCCGGCTACATCGGCTCGCACACCGTGCTCACCCTTCTGGAGCAGGGCCACGACGTCGAGGTCGTGGACAACCACGACAACTCCTCGCCCGAGGCGATCCGCCGTGTCGAGCGGCTCGCCGGGCGCCAGGTCACGCTGCACGAGGTGGACCTGCGGGAGGAGGAGCGGCTGACCGCCCTCCTCGCCGACAGCGGCTTCGACGCCGTCATCCACTTCGCCGGGCTGAAGGCCGTGGGGGAGTCGGTCGCGAAGCCGACGCTCTACTACGGGACCAACCTCGAGTCGACCCTGTCGCTGCTGCGCGCGATGGCCGCGTCGACCACCCGCACCATCGTCTTCTCCTCCTCGGCCACCGTCTACGGCGACCAGGCGCCGGTGCCGAACGTGGAGTCGTACGAGCCGTTGGTCGCCACCAACCCCTACGGCCAGACCAAGGTGATGATCGAGCGGATCCTCTCCGACCTCGCCGCCTCCGACGAGTCGTGGCGCGTCGGGCTGCTGCGCTACTACAACCCGGTGGGCGCGCACCCGTCCGGCCAGATCGGTGAGGACCCGGAGGGCATCCCCAACAACCTCACCCCGTTCATCTCGCAGGTGGCGGTGGGGCTGCGGGAGCACCTGACCGTCTTCGGCGACGACTACGACACCCCCGACGGCACCGGGCACCGCGACTACATCCACGTGATGGACCTGGCGGAGGGCCACGTCGCCGCGCTCGACCACCTCGCCGCGACGCCCGGCATCGGCGCGCGCGCCTGGAACCTCGGCACCGGCACCTCCAGCTCGGTGCTCGACGTGGTGGCCGCCTTCGAGCGAGCCAGCGGCGTCGAGATCAAGCGGGTCGTCGGCCCGCGTCGCGGTGGCGACCTGACCTACTCCTACGCCGACGTCTCGCGCGCCGAGGAGGAGCTGGGCTGGAAGGCCACCCGTGGGCTCGAGCAGATGATGGCCGACCTGTGGCGGTGGCAGTCGGAGAATCCGCGGGGGTATCGCGGCTGAGGGTTGTTGGGCTCGCGCTGGGGGCGGAAATTCCTTCTGAAGCGTGGAGCCCTCGACTCGGGCGGAGTTTCCTTCGTTGTCGAGTGAGCGTCAGGCTCAACGAGCCACAGCACGCCCCCAGCTTCCTTCCGGGTCGAGGGTGCTGTGCATGACGGCGTACGCCGGCCCGGCGGAACGGCCACGCTGTGGCTCATGGACGTGGTTGATGCGCTGCGGCAGCTCGGGGGAGTTGCCGTGTACGAGGAGCTGGCCGGCGTGTGCACGGAGTGGCAGGTCAGGCGCGCCGCCACGGACGGACGAATCGTCAGGCTCCGCCGCAACCGGTACGCCCTCGTCGACACCGATGCGCACGTGGCGGCTGCAGTGGCTGCCGGGGGCGTCGTGTCTCACCTGAGTGCTGCTGCTGTGTGGGGATGGAAGCTGAAGCACGAGCCGGTCAGGCCTTGGGTGACGCTGCCGCGCACACGTCGACGACCGATCGACAATCTGGAGATCAGGTGGGCGGACGTACCGGACAGCGACGTCACCCGTCACGTGACACGACCGGCGAGGACGGTCGTCGACTGTGCGAAGGCGCTGCCGTTCGACGAAGCCCTCGCCGTCGCCGACTCCGCCCTGCGCGGCGGCGAGGTGAGCCGTCGAGAGCTGCTCGAGGCGGTGAGGCGCAGCAGTCGGAACCGTCGGACCAAGGCGTTGGAGGTCGTCGAGGCCGCTGACCCCCGCGCCGCCAACCCGTTCGAGTCCGTCGTACGCGCCATCGCCAGGGACGTGAGGGGGCTGACGGTGGTTCCCCAGGTTCAGATCCCTCGAGTGGGCAGGGTCGATCTGTGCGACGAGGAGCTGGGCATCGTGATCGAGGCGGAGTCGCACGAGTTCCACAGCAGTCCGGCCGGGCTGCGCAAGGACGTCAGCCGTTACACCGAGTGTGCTCGCCAAGGACTGGTCGTCGTCCGCTTCGTGTGGGGCCAGGCGATGAACCAGCCAGAACAGGTGCGTGAAGCATTGGTCGAGGTCGTCGCCCGGCGACGTCGTGATCTGGGGTTCGCCGCGTGATCGCCCACGCTCACGATTCGGAAGGCAGCTCGCGGTGCTGCGCGAGCCGTTGCGCCTGGCCACCTCTCGACTCGGGCGGAGTTTCCTTCCGGGGCGCGGCCCAGAGCCCCCGCGCAAGCGGCCTACCCACTATGCGGTAGTCCACCATTCGACCGGCGTTGAGACCTGGGTCACACGTCCCTACTGTGTGGTAACCACAGCCCTCGAGCCCGCGTCAGGACCCGCCATGAGCCTTGCAGACGACCACGCCCGCACCGCACCGCCAAGTCGTCGCGGGGTCCTCCGCGCCGTCGCCTGGACCGCCCCGGCGATCACGCTCGCCGCGGCGTCGCCGGCCTTCGCCGGGTCGGGCACCCAGCCGGTGGTGGCCGCGAAGTCGTCGCTCTTCTGGCGTCCCGAGGGCGCCGAGATTCCGTCCGGCGAGACCTTCTACTGGGGATTCATCCCTGCCGGGTCGCTGATGTGGATCACCCAGCTCACCAACCCCGGCCCGGCCGTGGTCGAGAACGTCCAGCTCAACCTGGCCGTGCCGGCCGACGCCACCGCCAACAAGGAGTTCACGGTCCTCGACGCCAGCAAGCTGGCCGTCTCGCCGGCCGTCTTCGCCACCACCCAGCGCGCCGCCGACGGCCGCCTCGTGGTCACCCTCCCGCAGCTCCCGGCCGGCGCGGCCCACACCGTCACCGTGGCCATCAAGCCGCCGGACTCGGTCCCGCGCGGCTCCACCCCGTCGTGGCCGCTCACCGTCACCCCGCCGGCGGGCGGGACGACGATCTCGGTGCCGATCACGTCGTACGCGCAGTTCATCGCCTCGACCAAGGCGTGAGTCCCGGCGCCGTCGTCGGGAGCGGGCGCTCTAGGCTGACGCCCGTGAGCGACTCCGAACTCCTCGTGACCAGCGCCGACGGCGTCGTCACCGTCGTCTTCAACCGCCCGCAGCGCCACAACGCCTTCACGAAGGCGATGTACGCGGAGATGCGCGCCCTCTTCGAGGACCTGGCGCACCGCCCCGACGTACGCGTCGTGGTGCTGCGTGGCGCCGGCGGCCGTGCCTTCGCCGCGGGCAACGACATCGGTGACTTCCTCGACGAGGCCGACGCGTCGGCGTACGAGGAGTGGATCGGCGAGATGCTCGCCGCACTCTTCGAGCTCCCGCAGGTGACGATCGCGGCCGTCGACGGCGTCTGCGTCGGCGGTGGCCTGGCCGTCGCGACTCACTGCGACATCCGGATCGCCACGCCGGAGTCGCGCTTCGGCTACCCGATCGCCCGCACGCTCGGCAACGCGCTCTCCGCGCCCGTCCTCTACCGCTGCGCCGCCGCCTTCGGCGAGGGCGTCACCCGCACGATGCTGCTGACCGGGCGCCTGGTCGACGCCGAGCGGGCGTACGCCGTGGGCGCGCTCACCGAGGTGACCGAGGACCTCAACGCCGCCATCGACGCCCTGGTCGGTGAGATCACGGCCGCGTCGGCGACCACCCAGCGTGCCTCCAAGCGCCAGCTCAACGCGCAGGTGCGCGCCAACGAGGTGCAGCCCGACTTCGACCGCCCGATGCTGGGCGAGGTCTACTCCGGCGCCGACTTCAAGGAGGGCGTGCGCGCCTTCATGGCGAAGGAGAAGCCGAAGTTCGGCGCCGACGGGCAGCCCGCCTCCTGAGCGCGCCGTACGCTGACCGGGTGAGCGCCGACGACGACTGGTTCGAGCGGCGTACGCACGCCTGGCGCGACTGGAGCCTCGACGAGCTCCACGCCGCCAAGGGGGCGACCCGGGTCAGCCTCGTCGTGCCCGCCCGCAACGAGGCCGCCACCGTCGGCGACGTGGTCACCCGCTGCCGCGAGGTGCTGCTGGAGACCGCCGAACTGGTCGACGAGATCGTCGTCATCGACTCCGACTCCACCGACGCGACCTTCGAGGTGGCCTCCGACGCCGGCGCCGTCGTGCACCGCGCCGCCGAGATCCGCCCCGAGCTCGGCAGCCACCGCGGCAAGGGCGAGGCGATGTGGAAGTCGCTCTTCGTCACCTCCGGCGACGTCACCGTCTTCATGGACGCCGACCTCGTCGACTGGGACACCCACTTCGTGCCCGGCCTGCTCGGCCCGCTGCTCACCGACCCCTCGGTGCAGCTGGTCAAGGGGTTCTACGAGCGGCCCGGTGAGGCGGGGGCGTACGAGGGTGGTCGCGTCACCGAGCTCGTCGCGCGGCCGCTGATCGCGCTGCTCTTCCCGCCGCTGGCCGGGCTCGTGCAGCCGCTGGCCGGGGAGTGGGCGGTGCGCCGCGACCACTTCGCGCAGCTCTCGGTGCCGACCGGGTACGCCGTCGAGCTCGCCGCACTCGTCGACACCTGGCGTACGCGTGGGGTCGACGCGATCGCGCAGGTCGACCTCGGTCGTCGCGCCCACAGCCACCAGCCGCTGCTCGACCTCGGTGCGATGGCCACCCAGATCCTCACCGCCGCGTG includes these proteins:
- a CDS encoding enoyl-CoA hydratase-related protein; the encoded protein is MSDSELLVTSADGVVTVVFNRPQRHNAFTKAMYAEMRALFEDLAHRPDVRVVVLRGAGGRAFAAGNDIGDFLDEADASAYEEWIGEMLAALFELPQVTIAAVDGVCVGGGLAVATHCDIRIATPESRFGYPIARTLGNALSAPVLYRCAAAFGEGVTRTMLLTGRLVDAERAYAVGALTEVTEDLNAAIDALVGEITAASATTQRASKRQLNAQVRANEVQPDFDRPMLGEVYSGADFKEGVRAFMAKEKPKFGADGQPAS
- a CDS encoding glucosyl-3-phosphoglycerate synthase, yielding MSADDDWFERRTHAWRDWSLDELHAAKGATRVSLVVPARNEAATVGDVVTRCREVLLETAELVDEIVVIDSDSTDATFEVASDAGAVVHRAAEIRPELGSHRGKGEAMWKSLFVTSGDVTVFMDADLVDWDTHFVPGLLGPLLTDPSVQLVKGFYERPGEAGAYEGGRVTELVARPLIALLFPPLAGLVQPLAGEWAVRRDHFAQLSVPTGYAVELAALVDTWRTRGVDAIAQVDLGRRAHSHQPLLDLGAMATQILTAAWARSTHSHHADQVPLTQYLPGSGEAGATPHRLEVPVVERPPAVAWL
- the galE gene encoding UDP-glucose 4-epimerase GalE, producing MKILVTGGAGYIGSHTVLTLLEQGHDVEVVDNHDNSSPEAIRRVERLAGRQVTLHEVDLREEERLTALLADSGFDAVIHFAGLKAVGESVAKPTLYYGTNLESTLSLLRAMAASTTRTIVFSSSATVYGDQAPVPNVESYEPLVATNPYGQTKVMIERILSDLAASDESWRVGLLRYYNPVGAHPSGQIGEDPEGIPNNLTPFISQVAVGLREHLTVFGDDYDTPDGTGHRDYIHVMDLAEGHVAALDHLAATPGIGARAWNLGTGTSSSVLDVVAAFERASGVEIKRVVGPRRGGDLTYSYADVSRAEEELGWKATRGLEQMMADLWRWQSENPRGYRG